From a region of the Arachis ipaensis cultivar K30076 chromosome B09, Araip1.1, whole genome shotgun sequence genome:
- the LOC110266733 gene encoding uncharacterized protein LOC110266733, whose amino-acid sequence MNQSNPMPTPMVSSLRLHKNDSEIFDDPKKYRSIVGALQFLTITRPDIAFAVNKCSQFMHQPTIEQWKAVKRILRYLQDWATDLDDRRSISGYLVFLGSNLIAWKCEKQSEVSRSSTKAEYRAVASAQTEVMSIQQFLQESQVSQQVTPMIYCDNQSTCHLAVNPVMHSCCKHLETDLHFLRELVNRK is encoded by the exons ATGAACCAGTCAAATCCAATGCCAACACCAATGGTGTCTTCATTAAGATTGCACAAGAATGACTCAGAAATTTTTGACGACCCTAAGAAGTATCGATCAATTGTTGGAGCACTACAATTTTTGACCATCACACGGCCGGATATTGCTTTTGCAGTAAATAAGTGCTCACAGTTCATGCATCAGCCAACAATTGAACAATGGAAAGCTGTCAAGAGAATCTTGAGATACTTACAAG ATTGGGCGACAGATTTGGATGATAGAAGGTCTATCAGTGGCTATTTGGTGTTCTTAGGAAGCAACCTCATTGCTTGGAAGTGTGAAAAACAATCGGAAGTTAGCAGGTCGAGTACCAAGGCAGAATATCGAGCGGTTGCCTCTGCTCAAACGGAAGTGATGTCTATACAGCAGTTTCTTCAAGAGTCACAAGTTTCACAACAAGTGACACCAATGATCTACTGTGACAATCAGAGTACTTGTCACCTAGCTGTGAACCCAGTTATGCATAGCTGTTGCAAGCATCTTGAAACTGATCTACATTTTTTGAGAGAGCTAGTTAATAGAAAGTAA
- the LOC107614726 gene encoding uncharacterized protein LOC107614726 yields the protein MNADVAEVANALANPHPFQEPSFMRSLDLEAMHAPEFSQYMNPAPPVVADGEFTVGMEFSSREAVIKAMKDYTIRRGVDYRVYESEPTTFYAKCTEYGNGCDWLIRVTKMQKKYCWEIRRYNGSHTCTRSTISQDHSKLDSKTVAEAIKPLVEVDPSIKVKSVIADIQSKFNYTISYRKAWLAKQQAIESIFGSWEASYEALPIWFEAMCHKEPSAVVHFETMPAYQRDDLVPDIRVLHRVF from the exons ATGAACGCAGATGTGGCGGAAGTTGCAAATGCACTAGCAAACCCGCATCCGTTTCAGGAGCCTTCTTTCATGCGGTCGTTGGATTTGGAGGCTATGCACGCACCGGAGTTTTCGCAATATATGAATCCAG CCCCTCCTGTTGTGGCGGATGGTGAGTTCACAGTGGGGATGGAATTCAGTTCAAGGGAGGCAGTAATCAAGGCAatgaaagattataccatccGGAGAGGTGTGGACTATCGGGTATATGAGTCGGAACCGACGACATTCTATGCAAAATGTACAGAATATGGGAATGGTTGTGACTGGTTGATCAGGGTAACCAAAATGCAGAAGAAGTACTGTTGGGAGATAAGGAGGTACAATGGAAGTCATACTTGTACGAGGTCTACTATTTCTCAAGACCATTCGAAGCTGGATTCCAAGACAgttgcagaagcaataaagccgttGGTAGAGGTTGACCCGTCTATAAAGGTGAAATCAGTAATTGCTGATATCCAGTCAAAGTTTAACTACACCATCAGTTATCGCAAGGCTTGGTTAGCAAAGCAGCAAGCGATCGAATCAATTTTCGGAAGTTGGGAAGCATCGTATGAAGCTTTGCcgatatggtttgaggccatgtgccACAAAGAGCCATCAGCAGTGGTTCACTTTGAAACAATGCCAGCTTACCAGAGGGATGATTTAGTTCCTGATATACGTGTTCTACATAGAGTCTTCTGA
- the LOC107617629 gene encoding uncharacterized protein LOC107617629 isoform X2: MELSSGIRKLLSGVKTNKSTPFNLNSMPYHCYQDVSNLQCYQNDFSKLEELTRVLANMDAINGKLVDTISNSTIFDEQIKHDMCTFKSLARAFIGSPPVQHKMKHVLVSTMGTQNEPFSPFSQAREREPIVIDNLAKVSNFLDVSTQQRKVVRFKVCPQATQHRILIGTLKEVLNNFKVDLDALDSQGLDKDTIMGQQIVLTCLKFLTEAAVSNEPESTSWMRLSPSKNVNTSGSRKWEDVLEMFNDLIEYFRAETRLKLHVAKAEVMKEGLLQIKDILIDNSIGYKEARHQERLVQKKLSKTLGHSSRCLFTLLLYYLFGRVSDIEVDMAGGVYESVSDNKNWLCMGRILTSDSEKMIGRGVKQLDRALSLFKFVWETAEMKGHLDLQGHLWCVGEHNRVLRYRGNTYFLHGICL, encoded by the coding sequence ATGGAACTTTCTTCTGGAATTCGGAAGCTGCTTTCCGGTGTCAAAACCAACAAATCTACACCTTTTAACCTGAACTCAATGCCTTATCACTGCTATCAAGATGTTTCCAACCTGCAATGCTATCAGAATGACTTTTCCAAGCTAGAAGAATTGACTCGGGTTCTGGCGAACATGGATGCAATTAATGGAAAACTTGTTGACACAATTAGTAATTCAACCATTTTTGATGAGCAGATTAAGCATGATATGTGTACCTTCAAGTCTCTTGCCCGGGCCTTTATTGGATCTCCACCAGTTCAGCACAAAATGAAACATGTTCTGGTCTCCACCATGGGAACACAAAATGAACCATTTTCTCCTTTCAGTCAAGCAAGAGAAAGAGAACCTATAGTGATtgataaccttgccaaagtgagCAACTTTCTTGATGTTTCTACTCAACAAAGGAAGGTAGTTCGTTTCAAAGTGTGTCCACAGGCAACCCAGCACCGCATATTGATTGGTACACTCAAGGAAGTTCTGAATAATTTTAAAGTTGATTTGGATGCTTTGGATTCTCAGGGCTTAGACAAAGATACTATAATGGGTCAGCAAATTGTTCTTACCTGCCTGAAGTTTCTCACTGAAGCTGCTGTTTCCAATGAACCTGAATCCACTTCATGGATGAGGCTTTCTCCTTCAAAAAATGTCAACACCTCTGGTTCCCGGAAATGGGAAGATGTTCTTGAGATGTTCAATGATCTGATCGAGTATTTTAGAGCCGAAACAAGATTAAAGTTGCATGTGGCTAAGGCTGAAGTCATGAAAGAAGGGCTTTTGCAAATCAAGGACATTTTGATTGACAACAGTATTGGATACAAGGAAGCTAGACACCAAGAACGCCTGGTGCAAAAGAAGCTTTCCAAAACATTGGGACACTCATCTCGCTGCTTATTCACGCTATTATTATATTACCTCTTTGGAAGAGTCTCAGATATTGAAGTAGACATGGCTGGGGGAGTTTACGAGAGTGTTAGCGACAACAAGAACTGGTTGTGTATGGGAAGAATTTTGACTTCAGATAGTGAGAAGATGATTGGGCGTGGTGTGAAGCAGTTGGATAGAGCACTTAGCCTTTTCAAGTTTGTATGGGAAACTGCTGAAATGAAAGGTCATTTGGACCTTCAAGGCCATTTGTGGTGTGTTGGAGAACACAATAGGGTTCTTAGGTACAGAGGAAACACATACTTTCTTCATGGCATTTGCCTTTAA